In Harpia harpyja isolate bHarHar1 chromosome 12, bHarHar1 primary haplotype, whole genome shotgun sequence, a single window of DNA contains:
- the CLDN11 gene encoding claudin-11, whose translation MVATCLHLAGFVCSFIGWIGVVVATATNDWVVTCGYTITTCRKMDELGSKGLWADCVMATGLYHCKPLVDILILPGYVQACRALMIAASVLGLPAIFLLITVLPCIRMGHEPGAAKYRRSQLGGILIILLAMCGVVATIWFPVCAHRETTIMSFGYSLYTGWIGSALCLFGGCVIVCCSGDAQTFGENRFYYASGSSSPTHAKSAHV comes from the exons ATGGTGGCCACTTGCCTGCACTTGGCCGGATTTGTCTGCAGTTTTATCGGGTGGATCGGGGTGGTCGTGGCGACGGCCACCAACGACTGGGTGGTGACTTGCGGCTACACCATTACCACCTGCAGGAAAATGGATGAGCTGGGATCCAAGGGGCTGTGGGCAGACTGTGTCATGGCGACAGGTCTCTATCACTGCAAGCCCCTCGTGGACATCCTCATACTGCCAG GGTATGTCCAAGCGTGTCGAGCACTGATGATCGCTGCCTCTGTCCTGGGTCTTCCCGCTATCTTCTTGCTGATAACGGTCTTGCCCTGCATCCGGATGGGTCATGAGCCTGGAGCTGCCAAGTACCGGCGTTCCCAGCTGGGAGGGATCCTCATCATCCTCCTGG CCATGTGCGGCGTCGTTGCGACGATCTGGTTTCCCGTGTGCGCCCACCGCGAGACCACCATTATGAGCTTCGGCTACTCCCTGTACACGGGCTGGATCGGCTCTGCCCTCTGCCTTTTCGGCGGCTGCGTCATCGTCTGCTGCTCGGGAGATGCCCAGACGTTCGGTGAAAACCGTTTCTACTACGCCTCGGGATCCAGCTCCCCTACCCACGCGAAGAGCGCTCACGTGTAA